The Flammeovirga pectinis genomic interval CTATTAATTATTCTCTAAGAAGATACACAACAGAAGATTTATCGAATGCTTGGAGTACTTGGGAATTAGAAGAAGAGAATTTTAATACACTAAATATAGATTTTATTCATGGTGGTTTAGGAAATGGTTCTTGTGGTCAGGAATTAATGAAAAAGTACTATGCGGAAGCAAAGGAATATCATTATGAAATTGAATTGAAAGTAATTTCTGATAAAAGTGATATTTAATATGTTATTGTTTAGAAATAGCTTGAATGAGTATTAAATGTGCTAAACTTATCAAGTTTTATGATAAAGAACAATGCTTTATTTTTTCATCTTTGGTGTATAGATATCAATAACATTATGATGAAGACTAAAGTAAAACAGAGCCGACGAATTGAAGCTCTTATTTATGCAACATTGTGTGGTGGTATTACATTGTTAATAGTAACTTTTTTAAGTTTATATACTTAGAATAATGATAGTACTGCATAACGACTAAATTCCCCACATAACCCAAAAGAGATACAAAAATTAATTTTGTATCTCTTTTGTTGTTTTAAAGAATGAATTATGTGGGTGTATATTCAGATGAGCTACTACCCATTCACTTCTTCTTTGTGCTTATTTCTATATTCTTTTGGAGTAGCTTTAAACATCTCTTTAAACATTTTTGTAAAGTATGACGGGTGATTGAAACCAACCATATACATTACATCAGAGATATTGTACGTACTATCTCTAAGTAACTGAGCAGCTCTTTTTAGCCTGTATTCTCGAATAAACTCATTGACTGTTTGACCAGTTAGCGATTTAATTTTCTTTAAAAGATTAGAGTGACTTAAACCAACTTCCTCACAAAGTTCTTTTACTGTAAATTCATGATTGTCTATCTTTTTTTCTATAATATCTATTACTTCAGTCAAGAAATTTTCATCAATAGAATTGATGGTCACCTCGTTTGGTTTGATAATAGCTTCTTTCTTTACGTTTTCTCTTAACATTGTACGCTGTTCTATAAGTTTACGTACTCTTAGTTTAAGATAATCTACATTAAATGGTTTTTCTATGTATTCATCAGCACCCATTTCAATTCCTTCCATCTTACTATCAATACCACTTTTAGCCGTTAGTAGAATTGTAGGAATATGACTTGTTCTTAAATCTGATTTAATTTTTTCCGTCATTTTAGCACCATTCATTTTGGGCATCATCCAATCAGAAATAATGATTGTAGGTAACTTAGACTTCGCTAATTTCCATCCATCAGCACCATTATTTGCTCTTAAAATATGGTATTCATCTTCAAATAATTCAACTAGAAAAGCCTGCATATCTACATCATCTTCTACAATAAGTAAAGTAGGTCTACTATCTTCAATAGTTATTTCGTCTTCTTGCTCCTCTTCTATATAGTTATTTTCTTCTGGTTGAGATGTAATGATACTGTCTATTTCGACTTCAGAAACTACAACATGATCTTCAATTTCATTCTTATTTATAAACTTCAATTCTTGAATTGGTAAAAAGATAGTAAATGTAGTCCATTCATTTTCGGTACTCTCTACCGTTACCTGTCCGTTGTGTAGTTTAACGTAATCTCTAACTAAAGCCAGACCAATACCAGTACCTTTCTGCCCGTTGTAATTTGGTAGCTGAACATTTACAAAACGATCAAATATTTTTGTGAGGTACTCTTTAGGAATCCCTTGGCCTGTATTTGCAACTTTTATAAAAAGATGATCTTGTACATTTTCTGAATAGTCTTGATCTGTTAAACCAATAGAGGTTTCTATTTTACCATCATCGGGAGTGAATTTTATAGCATTTGAGTACAAATTATAAATCACTTTTTCCATTTTTGTGACATCAATTTCTTGAATGTAATGATCAAAAGGAGCAGTAAATTTAACTTGTAACCCTCTTTTTAATGAGGCCTCTTCGAAGTGATCTTGAATAGACTTTACAAATTGAACAATATCATATTGATGCGTATTTAATGTCTCGCCACCTTGTTCAATTTTTCTTAAATCAAGTACTTGATTAACCAAACGACCTAACCTGTCACTATTATTTTTCATGCGGGTAAGCATGGTCAGTTTCTTAGGGTCATCTTCTTCAGAAATCATAAACTCTAATGGGCTTTTTATTAAAGTAAGAGGAGTTCGAAGTTCATGAGATACATTAGTAAAGAAGGTGATTTTCTGTTGTGTTAATTGATCATTTTCTTCCCTCTTATATTTTTCTAATTCAAGTTGATTCTGCATTTTCATTTGCCCCATCATTAACTTTCTTAGTAAGAAAATAGCTAGAATAAAGAAAATGATATATGCAATTATAGCAAATGTACTTGCCCACCAAGGTGATCTAATAACAATTTTCAAGATCTTATTGGGTTGATCTTGATATCTTTTAGAAGCTCTAATTTTAAATATATAAGTACCGGGGCTTAGTTTTTTATAAGTTGCACTATGATGAAGTTTACTAATACTCTCCCAATCATCGTCAATACCTTCTAATTTGTAAAAGAATTTAGAAGAATTATTATTTTTATAATCGATGGTAGAAAATTTAAGAGAAAAGGAATTATTAGTGTAATCTAATACAATCTTATCTGTATCATTTATATCCTTTGTTAGAATGGGAGTATTTTGAAGACCCATATTTGGAATAATATTACGATCTTTTACCTTTAAGCCAGTAAGGTGAACTTCACTCACATCATCATTGAAAATAACTTCATCGGGGTTAAATGATACAAAGCCAGCCATACCCGTAAAATAAATATTCCCATTGCTATCCTTTGCAGAACCTTCTTTGTAAAGGTCAATACCTGTATCGTCTTGTGTAAGTTTATGTAATTTTTTTGTTTTTCGATCTAAAGCATAAAGCGTATGTGCTGTCGCTATCCAAATCTGTTTTTCAGTAATTTGTAACGACTTTATATTTTCTGTAAAATTCGAGACCCATTTAGGTTTCTTTTTCTCTATTTTATAAAGTGCCTTATTATCAGCTAACCATAATGATGAATCTCCAAGAACAAATTTAGGATTGTGATACTTAAATTTCTTTTGGTTTTCAAACTGAATAGGTTGAAACTTACCTTTATTACTATTTAAAACGGCTACTCCTCTACCATTTCCAGCCCATAATTTTTTGTTGTAAATTATAATAGGTGATGTAGAATAATAAGTATCTATTGGTTTATTACCTAAATTCTGTGTGATGTTTGTAACCTCTAAAGTTTTATTTTTTAGTTCTTTTACTCTTAATAAACCAAGGTAGGAAGTAATCCAGGTATCTCCTGATACATCTTCTTGGATAAAATTTAAATAGTTGGTGTTTAATCCTTTTACATTTTTAGATCCGGCAACGTATTTATCAAAAGAATCCGTTTTTTCATTATAAATATTTAAACCACCAAGAGAAGTAATCCAGACTTCACCGTTATCTTTTATTAGCGTACTTCTTGTTTTTGTGTGTAGAATAGAAGGGTACCTAAACGTTTTATATGTATCTGATTTACTACTGTAATTAACAAGACCATTGTTGGTTGTTATCCACATGTCATTATTCTTGGCAATTTTGATATCATTTATATCTAGATCACTTTCTAGTTGAGTGTTACCAGTAGGCGTTTTATTAAAATGTAAGAACGAAGGTTTGAGGTGAACTTTACTAGCTCCATTTTCTGTCCCTATCCAAATATTATTTTTTTGCCCCTTTATTATCTGAGTAACAATATTATTATTGATAGAGTATTTTAATTTACTATCATGAAAAAAGGAACGAAACTCGTCAGTTTTTGTATACCAAATAGTTAAACCTCTGTCTGTTCCCAACCAGATTTCATCTTCGTTAATTCTACATATTGTTTTAATTACTGGGTTAGATAGATTACTATTATTTCTATTCAACAACTGATATTCTCCAGTAGTTGTATTGAATTTACATAAACCTGTTTCTGTACCAACAATTAAAGTTTCATCATCATTTTCATCAAATGGTAAGATCGATAGAATGTAATTGTTTTTAATAAGGTCTCCGTGGTTTTTATCAACGAGTTTATATTTCTTTACTTCTTTAGTTTTAGCATCAATTCTGTTCAATTTATTTTCTGTTCCTACCCATAAATTTCCTTTAGTATCTAGGTAAGTACACCTTACTAAATTTGCAGACAATGTTTTTTCTACTCCTTTTATGTGTGTATATGTCTCTGAGGTTTTACTTTCAATGTTATAAATCATTAAGCCATTTACACTCCCAATAAGTAAATTACCCTCTCTTGTGTAGTTAAGGTGATGAATAAAACCGACATCATCAATATCAGATTTCTGGATAATATCTTTAGTTGGCGAGTAATAAAATACGCCAATATTTGTACTAATCCATAGTGTATTATTATCTTCAATAACCATAGATGTAACTCTCTTTACAGGAGGTTGACCAGGGTTATTATACATTTTGTATTCTTTCATCTCAAAACCATCATACCTAAAAATACCTATTGTAGTGCCAAACCACATATAACCATTTTGATCTTGAATAATATCAGAAATAATTAATTGCCCATTTGACGATTGTGGGAATTTTATGTTCTCAAATTTTGGTATTTCTTTTTGCTGAGCAAATAGTAAACTACTAAGTAGAGTAGCTAGAAGTAAAAAAATGAATTTAATATTTATGTTAGTATTCATGCTGATAAAATAATCTTATTGGAAAAAAATCAAAAAGCAAAATAGACATCGTAATTGATGATCTACTTATTAAAAAAAAATTATGTTATTTACTGCGTTTCAAATTAAAAACAATAATTAAAAGTAGTAGCATATTTCTAATTTGATATTTTTTATCACATAAAAAATAAGGAAATCTGCTATTGTAGATGAATTTTCTGCTAGAAAAGTGAAATTGTTTAAAAAATTGGGCATTAAAAAAAGGAACATGATAACTCATATTCCTTTCTAAGTATATTTATTATTCTAAGCTATAAAGTAGACGGTTGCTTTAATTGATACTTTTTATAGTAATCTTTTTGTTGCAACGCCTTGTATTTATTCTCTTCAAAGTAACTAGGGTTAGGTAAAGCTACTTCCCAATTTCCTAATTGCTTAATCATTTTTTCTGCCTTTTCCTTTTCTTTAAAAAGGAGATCATTTTGTTCAGATACATCTGTAGATAAATCGAACAACATAGGTAAGTGGTTTGGAATAGTTACTAACTTCCAATTTCCATCTCTAATAGATCTACTTACTGTAAATTTCCAAGTCATTTGCTGGTGAGGAGTTTCTTTATTTTCTCCCTTTACGTAAGGAACAAGATCAACACCATCTAATACATCATTTACTTTGCCACCTGCAGCAGTAATAAAAGTAGCTGCAAGATCTAAAGAAGAAATGGTTTGTTCATATCTAATGTTTTCAGGAATATGCTTACTCCATTTCATCATAAAAGGAACATGAATTCCACCTTCTAATAAAGTACCTTTTTTACCAGAATAAGGAGCGTTTAGAGAACCATTTCCAATAGGACCACCATTGTCACTTAAAAATACAATAATCGTATTTTCATCAAGATTATGTTCTTCTAACATAGCAATAATTTTAGCCACATTTAAGTCTAAACGATGCACCATAGCTGCGTATGTTCTTCTTTTAGGGTCTTTGATATGCTCATACAAGGCAATATCTTCTTCTAAAGCTTGTAACGGAGCATGTGGAGCATTAAAAGAGGCATATAAAAAGAAAGGTTCGTCTTTATGTCTTTTGATAAAATCGGCACATTCATCACCAATATCGTCAGTTAGATAAGTAATTTCTTGTGGTGTTTTATAATTAGACTCTAATGCAGAGGCATACGCTTTTTGTGCTTTTTTAGTTGCTTTACCATTTTTAAAATAATTGTGTCCTCCATAAGGAAACGACCAATATTCATCAAAACGATTTTTAGGGTGATGTTCTTCACCATCACCAAGATGCCATTTACCAATTATTCCAGAGGTATAACCTAAAGGCTTTAAATATTCTGGAATTGTTTTTATTTCAGTAGGTAAACCATCTGTGTAGGAAAGGTTTTTTGGTAGGTTGTTGTCGTAACCAAAAGTAACCTGATTTCTTCCCGTCAATAACCCCGCCCTAGACGGACTACAAACTGGAGAAGAAACATACCCTTGATTAAAAAAGACACCTTTTTCTCCTAAAGCATCAATATTAGGTGTTTTAATTTCTGTTGATCCTGTAATTCCGAGATCACCAAAACCCATATCATCAGCTAAGATAAGTACGATATTAGGCTTTTTATCTTCCTTTGGTTTATCAGAAACACTTTTAAATGATAAGCATAAAAGGCTAAGTCCGATAAAAGGTAAAACTTTAATTACTTTCATGATCAATTATTTAGTGCCTTTCTCTTTTTCTTGA includes:
- a CDS encoding hybrid sensor histidine kinase/response regulator transcription factor, producing MNTNINIKFIFLLLATLLSSLLFAQQKEIPKFENIKFPQSSNGQLIISDIIQDQNGYMWFGTTIGIFRYDGFEMKEYKMYNNPGQPPVKRVTSMVIEDNNTLWISTNIGVFYYSPTKDIIQKSDIDDVGFIHHLNYTREGNLLIGSVNGLMIYNIESKTSETYTHIKGVEKTLSANLVRCTYLDTKGNLWVGTENKLNRIDAKTKEVKKYKLVDKNHGDLIKNNYILSILPFDENDDETLIVGTETGLCKFNTTTGEYQLLNRNNSNLSNPVIKTICRINEDEIWLGTDRGLTIWYTKTDEFRSFFHDSKLKYSINNNIVTQIIKGQKNNIWIGTENGASKVHLKPSFLHFNKTPTGNTQLESDLDINDIKIAKNNDMWITTNNGLVNYSSKSDTYKTFRYPSILHTKTRSTLIKDNGEVWITSLGGLNIYNEKTDSFDKYVAGSKNVKGLNTNYLNFIQEDVSGDTWITSYLGLLRVKELKNKTLEVTNITQNLGNKPIDTYYSTSPIIIYNKKLWAGNGRGVAVLNSNKGKFQPIQFENQKKFKYHNPKFVLGDSSLWLADNKALYKIEKKKPKWVSNFTENIKSLQITEKQIWIATAHTLYALDRKTKKLHKLTQDDTGIDLYKEGSAKDSNGNIYFTGMAGFVSFNPDEVIFNDDVSEVHLTGLKVKDRNIIPNMGLQNTPILTKDINDTDKIVLDYTNNSFSLKFSTIDYKNNNSSKFFYKLEGIDDDWESISKLHHSATYKKLSPGTYIFKIRASKRYQDQPNKILKIVIRSPWWASTFAIIAYIIFFILAIFLLRKLMMGQMKMQNQLELEKYKREENDQLTQQKITFFTNVSHELRTPLTLIKSPLEFMISEEDDPKKLTMLTRMKNNSDRLGRLVNQVLDLRKIEQGGETLNTHQYDIVQFVKSIQDHFEEASLKRGLQVKFTAPFDHYIQEIDVTKMEKVIYNLYSNAIKFTPDDGKIETSIGLTDQDYSENVQDHLFIKVANTGQGIPKEYLTKIFDRFVNVQLPNYNGQKGTGIGLALVRDYVKLHNGQVTVESTENEWTTFTIFLPIQELKFINKNEIEDHVVVSEVEIDSIITSQPEENNYIEEEQEDEITIEDSRPTLLIVEDDVDMQAFLVELFEDEYHILRANNGADGWKLAKSKLPTIIISDWMMPKMNGAKMTEKIKSDLRTSHIPTILLTAKSGIDSKMEGIEMGADEYIEKPFNVDYLKLRVRKLIEQRTMLRENVKKEAIIKPNEVTINSIDENFLTEVIDIIEKKIDNHEFTVKELCEEVGLSHSNLLKKIKSLTGQTVNEFIREYRLKRAAQLLRDSTYNISDVMYMVGFNHPSYFTKMFKEMFKATPKEYRNKHKEEVNG
- a CDS encoding sulfatase family protein, which gives rise to MKVIKVLPFIGLSLLCLSFKSVSDKPKEDKKPNIVLILADDMGFGDLGITGSTEIKTPNIDALGEKGVFFNQGYVSSPVCSPSRAGLLTGRNQVTFGYDNNLPKNLSYTDGLPTEIKTIPEYLKPLGYTSGIIGKWHLGDGEEHHPKNRFDEYWSFPYGGHNYFKNGKATKKAQKAYASALESNYKTPQEITYLTDDIGDECADFIKRHKDEPFFLYASFNAPHAPLQALEEDIALYEHIKDPKRRTYAAMVHRLDLNVAKIIAMLEEHNLDENTIIVFLSDNGGPIGNGSLNAPYSGKKGTLLEGGIHVPFMMKWSKHIPENIRYEQTISSLDLAATFITAAGGKVNDVLDGVDLVPYVKGENKETPHQQMTWKFTVSRSIRDGNWKLVTIPNHLPMLFDLSTDVSEQNDLLFKEKEKAEKMIKQLGNWEVALPNPSYFEENKYKALQQKDYYKKYQLKQPSTL